The Pseudonocardia broussonetiae DNA segment GCAACCAGCTGCGCATCGGCATGTTCCCGGCCGTCGAGCCGGCCGACGTCGAGGCGCTGACGGGCTGCATCGACTGGGTCGTGCAGCAGCAGGCCTGACCCGCTGTCCGCAGGAGCGGCGCCGGCACCCCGAACGGGTGTCGGCGCCGTTCCTCGTCCCGGGGTTGCGCCCTGTAGTCACATGCGTAACTCTTGCCCCAGCTTTACCTGGCGTTGCACACGTGGCACGCTGCGTGTGCGGGGATGCCGATCACGTCCCGGGCGACGTCAGGCGGGGTGCACACGGCTCGGCGCGCCTCCGTGGCTGGTTGCGATTCGGCATCTACCGTCACCCGGACGGGGAGAGCCAGTGAACGGTGGGAGGCCGCGGATGCGCGCGCTGCGGGTCGTCGGGATCACCGAGGGCGGCGATGTCGTCCTGGAGGACTCCGGCCGCCGCGAGCGCTTCACCGTTCCTGCCGACGAGCAGTTGCGCGCCGCCGCCCGAGGGGACATGAGCCGGCTCGGGCAGATCGCGATCGAGTTGGAGAGTCAGTTGCGCCCACGAGAGATCCAGGCCCGCATCCGCGCCGGAGCGTCCGTGGAGCAGGTGGCCTCCGCGGCAGGCGTGCCGATCCAGAAGATCGAACGGTTCGCCTACCCGGTGCTGCTGGAGCGCTCGCGCACCGCCGAGGTCGCCCAGCGCGCTCACCCGGTCCGGGGCGACGGGCCGGACGTCCGCACGCTGGGCGACGTCGTCGCCCACACGTTCGGCCTGCGCGGCCAGGAGTACACCGAGGCCGAGTGGGACTCCTGGAAGGGCGAGGACGGCCGCTGGGTCGTCTCCCTGTCCTGGCGCGCCGGCCGGTCGGACAACCGCGCGCACTGGACGTTCCAGCCGGGCGCGCACGGCGGCACCGTCACCGCCGTCGACGAGCACGCCAGCGACCTGGTCGAGGGCCTGCCCGCACGCCCGCTGCGCCCGGTCGGACCCGTGATCGACATCGCCCGTCCCGAGGAGCTCCCGCCGACCCCGCAGCCGGCCGCCGAGCTGCGCGCCACCGGCTCCGACGTGGTGCGCGAGCGGTCGCCGGAGTACCGGGCGCCCGAGTACCGCGGCGTCGAGCGACGGGCGCTGGACCGGTCGTCCTCGTCGGACCGCCCCCTGTACGACCGCCCTGCCCTCGACCGCACCCCGCTGGACCGCACCGTCTCGGACCGGGCCGGCACCGTCGAGCGCGAGGCGCCCGCGGAGCGCCCGACCGATCGCCCGGCCGAGCGCACGGTGGTCGAGCCGCGCACGGTGGTCGAGCCCCGGACGATCAGCGAGCCGCGGACCGTGAGCGAGCCCCGCACGCCCGTGGAGCCCGCGGTCGTCGACTCACCGGCCCTCGACTCACCGGCCCTCGACGAGCCCCCGGCCGGGCCGCCGCGCGACGAGACCCCGGTCGTGCCCTGGTCGGCCGCGCCGGTCGAGCCCGCCGTCGAGCCGGAGCCCGTCGAGGCCGAGCCGGTCGACGCGCCCGAGCCGGTCGCCGAGGCGCCGGTCGAGGCCGAGCCGGTCGCCGAGCCCGAGCCCGTCGTCCAGCCCGAGCCCGCCGCCGAGGCGGAGCCGGAGCCGGAGCCCGTGGCCGCCGTGGCCGCCGAGGCACCCGCGGAGCCGGCGGCCGAGGTCGCCGAGGCCGCCCCGCCCGCGCAGCGCCGCGAGGAGACCCCGCCCGAGGCGCCCGCGCCGACCCCGCCCGCCGGGCGCCGGACGAAGAAGGGCAAGCCGGTCATGCCGTCCTGGGACGAGGTCCTGCTCGGGGTGCGCGGCCAGCGCTGAGCCCCGGCGCCGGTCCTCAGCCCAGCATCGACACGATCAGCACCAGCCACGCCACGGCCAGCCCGACGCCGGTGCCGATCGCGGGCCAGCGCCAGAAGGGCACCGCGCGCAACAGGTAGAGCGACGGCGCGAGCCCGAGCCCGACCAGCAGGTTCGCCGGCACCCACAGCAGCCCGAACGCCTCGGCGAACGCGCTGCTGAGCTGCACGTCGCCGATCGCGACGAGCACCGCGAAGAACGCGGCGATGGGGAGCCCGGTGGCCCACGGCGTCGGCCCGGCCGGCTCGACGGCCAGGGAGCGCCGCGATCCGGCGCGGCGCGGCGCCGACCCGGCCGCCACCTCCTCCACGACGCCGCTCATCGGGTCGAGGTACGCGACGGGCCGCCCACGCAGGCCGGCGACGCGGGCGGCGAGCTGGCGGCCGCGACGGCGCACGAGGTCGCGCTCGTCGGGCATGCCGGAGCGTCCCGCGGCCACGGCGAAGGCCGCCCACTCGCGGAGGGCGGCCTGCAGCTCGTCGGGTAGGGGCGGGTCCTCCGGCCGGCGGTCCCCGAGCTCCACCCGGCCACCCGCGGCCCGCAACACGTCATCAGGATACGACCGCGCCGACCGCGTGGAACGCGACCGCCGCGGCCGTGGCCACGTTGAGCGAGTCGACGCCCGACGCCATCGGGATCCGCACCCGCACGTCGGCCGCGGCGAGCGCCTCGTCCGTCAGGCCCGGGCCCTCGGCGCCCAGCAGCAGCGCCACCCGCCGCCCGCCCAGCCCGGCCGCGGCCAGCGGCACGGCGTCGGGGGCGGGCGTGAGGGCGGCGACGGTCAGCCCGGCCTCCCGCAGCATCCCCAGCGCGGCGGGCCACTCCCCCGTCAGCTCGGCGAACGGCACGCGCAGCACGTGCCCCATCGACACGCGCACGCTGCGGCGGTAGAGCGGGTCGGCGCAGCGCGGCCCGAGCAGGACCCCGTCGACGCCGAGCGCGGCGGCGTTGCGGAACAGCGAGCCCAGGTTCTCGTGGTCGTTGACGCCCTCCAGCACCGCCAGGGTGCGGGCGGAGCGCGCCAGCGCGGCGGCGTCGACGGGAGCGGCCCGGTCGGCGACGGCGAGCACCCCGCGGTTGAGGTGGAAGCCGACCGCGGTGGCCATCGTGCCGGCGTCGGCCGCGTAGGCGGGGACGTCGACGTGCACGAGGTCGTCGGCCAGCTCGTCGAGCCGGCGGGGCACCCCCAGCAGCGACCGCACGGGGTAGGGCGAGTCCAGCAGCCGGCGCACGACGACCACGCCCTCGGCGATCACCAGCCCGCGCCCGCCGGGGCGGTCCGGGCGGCGGTCCGCCGTGGTCAGGTCGCGGTAGTCGTCCAGCCGCGGATCGGCCGGATCGGCGACGGGGGTGATGGTGGCCACGGCCACGCATCGTCGCAGGTGGCCCGACGACGTCGATCACGGCTCATCCGGTCGGCCGTAGCGGCAGCCGTAGCCGTGTGTCACGGTGGACCACTCGCCCGTCCGGCCTCCGTCGGACCGGGCTCGGCGCGGGGGGCGAGGGGGAAGTGCTACGCATGGGCCAGGACGTCGACCGGACCACGTTCAGTCGACAGGACCGCCAGAACTACCGGGCCAAGGTGCAGCGGTGCCTCGATGCACTGGGAGTGATGCTCAAGGAGCACACGTTCGCGCGTGACGAGCCGATGACCGGCCTCGAGGTCGAGCTCAACCTCGTCGACCAGGATCTGGCGCCGTCCACCACGGGGGCCGACGTCCTCGCCTCGATGGGGGCGGGCGAGTTCCAGTCCGAGCTCGGCCGCTGGAACATGGAGCTCAACCTCCCGCCGCGACCGCTCCCCGGCGACCAGTGGCGCCGCCTGGAGCACCAGCTCCTCGACGAGCTCGCCACCGCCCGCTCGCACGCGCTCGACCACGGCGCGCGGCTCGCCGTCATCGGCATCCTGCCCACGCTGGAGAAGCGCCACCTCGTCGCCGAGGCGCTCTCGCCCGACCGGCGCTACGCGATGCTCAACGAGCAGATGCTCCACGCCCGCGGCGAGCCGATCCGCCTCGACATCGCCGGCGACGACCCCTCGGGCCGCCACGACGTCACGCCCGAGCACCTGGTCGCCGATTTCGACTCGATCGCGCCGGAGGCGGCCTGCACCTCGATGCAGCTGCACCTGCAGGTGCCGCCCGACTCCTTCGCCGCCTACTGGAACGCGGCGCAGTGCCTCGCGGGCGTGCAGCTCGCGGTGGGCGCCAACTCGCCGTTCCTGCTCGGGTCGCGGCTGTGGGCCGAGACGCGGATCCCGCTGTTCGAGCAGTCCTGCGACGTCCGCACGCCCGAGCTGCGCAACCAGGGCGTGCGCCCGCGCGTGTGGTTCGGCGAGCGGTGGATCACCTCGGTCCTCGACCTGTTCACCGAGAACGGCCGCTACTTCCCCGCGCTCATGCCGGTGGCCGAGGACGCCGAGCCGTTCGAGGAGCTGGCGGCGGGCACCGTCCCGGGCCTCGACGAGCTGCGCCTGCACAACGGCACGATCTGGCGCTGGAACCGGCCCGTCTACGACATCGCGAACGGCACGCCGCACCTGCGCGTGGAGAACCGCGTGCTGCCCGCCGGGCCCACGGTCGTCGACATGGTGGCGAACGCGCTGTTCTTCTACGGGCTGCTGCGCGAGCTGGTCGAGGCCGACCGGCCGCTGTGGAGCACGATGTCGTTCGAGGCGGCCGAGGAGAACTTCACGACGGCCGCGCGCCACGGGCTCGACGGGCCGCTGTACTGGCCCGGCAACGGCTGGATCCGCCCCGACGAGCTCGTGCTGCGCAAGCTGCTTCCGCAGGCCGCCGCGGGGCTGGCCCGGTGGGGCGTCACCACCGAGGTCGCCGAGCGGTACCTCGGCGTGATCGAGCGCCGGTGCGTGGAGCGGCGCACGGGGGCGTCCTGGCAGCTCGACACGGTCGCGGCGCTGGAGGCGCGCGGCGCCGACCGGCAGGCCGCGCTGCACGGGATGCTGGAGCGCTACCTGGAGTCGTCCACGGCCAACGAGCCGGTGCACGACTGGCCGCTGCCCAGCTGACGGTCCCGGTTCGGCGCCGGCGCGTTAGCAGGAGCGAACCCTTCCCCGGAACGCCCACGGGCCGGGGCGGCGGGTTCCTAGTGTCCCGTCCGTCCTGAGCGCGGCCGCCCGGCCGCCGCAGTCCCGTGCGCACCCCGGGGCCGCCCGTCACGGCGGCGCCGCGGGTCCCCGCGCGCCCGCCCGTCCGGGGGAACGATGTCCACGCCGCCCGCCCGCCGTCCCGGCCCGTCCCGGTGACGGCCGTGTCCCGCTTCCGCATCTTCGGGCGGTCCGCGCCGCCCCCGCCCTACCCGGCGCCCCCGTACGGCGCGCCGGTGGGCCCAGCGCCCGGTGCGCCCGCCCCGTGGCCGCCCGGTGGCGTCGCGCCGTCGGCGTGGGCCGCGCCCCCGCCCGCCCCGCCCGCGGCCGTTCCCCCCGACCCGCCGACCGACCCGTTCGGCTTCCCCCCGATCCCCGCCGTCGCCGCGGCCCGCCCGGACCCGTCCGAGGCCGCCGCGCTGGCCGGCGCGTTCGCCGTCGACTACCTGTCCTGGGACGAGGACGACCCGGCCCGCCGCGGCCGCGTGCTGCGCGACTACCTGCCCACGCCCGGGCGCGACCCGGAGCGGCTGGGGTGGTCGGGGTCCGGGCGCCAGCGCGCCGAGTTCGCGCTGCCCGGGCTGGTGCGCCCCGACGGTGAGGGGAGGGTGCTCGTCGACGTCCGCGTGCGGGTCACGCCGTACCGCGCGGTGGGCGAGCACGGT contains these protein-coding regions:
- a CDS encoding glutamate--cysteine ligase; amino-acid sequence: MGQDVDRTTFSRQDRQNYRAKVQRCLDALGVMLKEHTFARDEPMTGLEVELNLVDQDLAPSTTGADVLASMGAGEFQSELGRWNMELNLPPRPLPGDQWRRLEHQLLDELATARSHALDHGARLAVIGILPTLEKRHLVAEALSPDRRYAMLNEQMLHARGEPIRLDIAGDDPSGRHDVTPEHLVADFDSIAPEAACTSMQLHLQVPPDSFAAYWNAAQCLAGVQLAVGANSPFLLGSRLWAETRIPLFEQSCDVRTPELRNQGVRPRVWFGERWITSVLDLFTENGRYFPALMPVAEDAEPFEELAAGTVPGLDELRLHNGTIWRWNRPVYDIANGTPHLRVENRVLPAGPTVVDMVANALFFYGLLRELVEADRPLWSTMSFEAAEENFTTAARHGLDGPLYWPGNGWIRPDELVLRKLLPQAAAGLARWGVTTEVAERYLGVIERRCVERRTGASWQLDTVAALEARGADRQAALHGMLERYLESSTANEPVHDWPLPS
- a CDS encoding DUF2537 domain-containing protein; protein product: MLRAAGGRVELGDRRPEDPPLPDELQAALREWAAFAVAAGRSGMPDERDLVRRRGRQLAARVAGLRGRPVAYLDPMSGVVEEVAAGSAPRRAGSRRSLAVEPAGPTPWATGLPIAAFFAVLVAIGDVQLSSAFAEAFGLLWVPANLLVGLGLAPSLYLLRAVPFWRWPAIGTGVGLAVAWLVLIVSMLG
- the sepH gene encoding septation protein SepH — translated: MRALRVVGITEGGDVVLEDSGRRERFTVPADEQLRAAARGDMSRLGQIAIELESQLRPREIQARIRAGASVEQVASAAGVPIQKIERFAYPVLLERSRTAEVAQRAHPVRGDGPDVRTLGDVVAHTFGLRGQEYTEAEWDSWKGEDGRWVVSLSWRAGRSDNRAHWTFQPGAHGGTVTAVDEHASDLVEGLPARPLRPVGPVIDIARPEELPPTPQPAAELRATGSDVVRERSPEYRAPEYRGVERRALDRSSSSDRPLYDRPALDRTPLDRTVSDRAGTVEREAPAERPTDRPAERTVVEPRTVVEPRTISEPRTVSEPRTPVEPAVVDSPALDSPALDEPPAGPPRDETPVVPWSAAPVEPAVEPEPVEAEPVDAPEPVAEAPVEAEPVAEPEPVVQPEPAAEAEPEPEPVAAVAAEAPAEPAAEVAEAAPPAQRREETPPEAPAPTPPAGRRTKKGKPVMPSWDEVLLGVRGQR
- a CDS encoding TrmH family RNA methyltransferase, with the translated sequence MATITPVADPADPRLDDYRDLTTADRRPDRPGGRGLVIAEGVVVVRRLLDSPYPVRSLLGVPRRLDELADDLVHVDVPAYAADAGTMATAVGFHLNRGVLAVADRAAPVDAAALARSARTLAVLEGVNDHENLGSLFRNAAALGVDGVLLGPRCADPLYRRSVRVSMGHVLRVPFAELTGEWPAALGMLREAGLTVAALTPAPDAVPLAAAGLGGRRVALLLGAEGPGLTDEALAAADVRVRIPMASGVDSLNVATAAAVAFHAVGAVVS